Below is a genomic region from Methanococcus vannielii SB.
AAAAATTTCCCCTAAAAATAAGCCCTGTAAGGCTTCCTCTTTAATAGTTTCTATCCCTTTATCTTCTATTTCAGTTATCCATTTGTTTAAAATCGTTCTTTTTTCGTTTAAATTTAAAATATCAGATAATTCAAATTTTTCTAATTTTTCTTTTAAAACATTCTTGTTAATTAGGATATGTTCCATCAAAAACCCCTCGTTAATTAGAAATTGATTTAATTTGAGTTTAAAATATGGATTAAATTATATTAAAATACAGCCGGTTAATTTTTATAACCTAGATTAATTTCTTTAAATGTTAAATTTTAAAGTACACATTTCGATGATTTTAAATTTTTTATCAATTTGAAAATTTGATGAATCCACTGAAAACTATTAAATCCTAGTTCCTTAGATTCTTTATTGTAGAGTTTTAATTTTTCTTCATTTTAGAGGTAAATTTCAGTTCTTGATAAAGTTACTGCCTACGGTATATTTTTAATATATTTTGTTTATATAGTAATGGTAAATGTCGATTTATACGGATTTAACACAAAAAGGTGTTTATGAAATGGTAAATAATGTAACAATATCTACGATTCAAAATGCGACAGAAGATGAAGAAAAGGTTTTAGATACTTTATCCTTTTTTTTACCCGAAATAATTAATGAAACTGATATTATTGCGGAAACAGTAGAAACAGAGGGCAATTTTGGAAATCCTATTGAAATACACACTATAACTGTTGAAGGAAAAAAAGCAAGACTTGTTTTTGAATACGTAATTGACCTTTTAAAAACTGATGAAAGAAATATTAATAAAATAAAAGATGACTTGGATTTAAGGATAGAAAAAAATAAACTTTATTTAAGATTCGATAAACAAAAAGCGTGTTTAGGTGAATGTAAGCTATTAGATGGCGATGACACGGTTAGAATAGTTGTAAATTTCAAAATTTTTACGCCTTCTGGAAAAGAAGAAAAAGTAAGGCAGGAAGTTTTAAAAAGACTTGAAAATAGGGGTGTATTTTAATGCACGAACTTTCCTATGCAACAT
It encodes:
- a CDS encoding RNA-binding domain-containing protein, giving the protein MVNNVTISTIQNATEDEEKVLDTLSFFLPEIINETDIIAETVETEGNFGNPIEIHTITVEGKKARLVFEYVIDLLKTDERNINKIKDDLDLRIEKNKLYLRFDKQKACLGECKLLDGDDTVRIVVNFKIFTPSGKEEKVRQEVLKRLENRGVF